Proteins from a single region of Bogoriella caseilytica:
- a CDS encoding HAD-IIA family hydrolase: protein MTGSDGAPAALLESVAPLAEAHDVALFDIDGVLLLGHSAVPHAAAALTDLSATGVRHGYLTNNASRSPAAVADELQAVGIPARAGEVTTSALAIAGLMSEELPAGSRVLVVGGPGLREATSETGLTVVDSAEDHPAAVVQGLALDIGWPELSEAALAVRAGATYFAPNLDATVPRERGLMIGNGSLVAAVVNATGVTPRTAGKPAPGIFHQALQRVGGRNPVVCGDRLDTDIAGARAAGFPALHVLTGVDRARAVLLAPPDHRPSYLGTDLRALSGPHPAPREEAGWWTCGGSAARSVNGALELRSDGSDLPLESADLTMDDYRCLASAAWSAADAGAPIDSAALPELRISAPR from the coding sequence GTGACCGGATCTGACGGCGCACCTGCGGCACTACTGGAGAGCGTGGCGCCACTGGCCGAGGCCCACGATGTCGCCCTGTTCGATATCGACGGCGTGCTCCTGCTGGGCCACAGTGCCGTTCCACACGCGGCTGCGGCGCTGACCGACCTCAGCGCGACGGGCGTGCGTCACGGATACCTCACGAACAACGCCTCGCGTTCACCGGCGGCCGTCGCAGACGAGCTTCAGGCGGTCGGCATTCCCGCCCGCGCCGGTGAGGTGACCACCTCGGCGCTGGCCATTGCCGGCTTGATGAGCGAGGAGCTTCCTGCCGGAAGCCGAGTGCTTGTGGTCGGTGGGCCCGGCCTCCGGGAAGCGACCTCCGAGACCGGCTTGACGGTGGTGGACAGCGCGGAGGATCATCCGGCGGCCGTCGTCCAGGGACTCGCCCTCGACATCGGGTGGCCTGAGTTGTCCGAGGCGGCACTGGCGGTCCGGGCCGGCGCCACGTACTTTGCGCCGAATCTCGATGCCACCGTTCCGCGAGAGCGGGGCTTGATGATCGGCAATGGCTCCCTGGTGGCCGCGGTGGTCAATGCGACCGGCGTGACCCCGCGCACCGCAGGAAAGCCCGCTCCCGGGATCTTCCATCAGGCACTGCAACGAGTGGGGGGCCGCAACCCGGTGGTGTGCGGTGACCGGCTCGACACCGATATCGCGGGCGCACGGGCGGCAGGATTCCCGGCGCTGCACGTGCTGACCGGCGTGGACCGTGCGCGCGCCGTGCTCCTCGCTCCGCCGGATCATCGGCCCAGCTATCTCGGAACCGATCTCCGCGCTCTCAGCGGACCCCATCCGGCACCCCGGGAGGAGGCCGGCTGGTGGACTTGTGGGGGATCAGCCGCCCGCTCGGTGAACGGCGCGCTCGAGCTCCGTTCCGACGGCTCCGATCTCCCGCTGGAGTCCGCGGATCTGACAATGGATGACTACCGCTGCCTGGCATCAGCCGCCTGGTCGGCCGCCGATGCGGGCGCACCGATCGACTCAGCCGCGCTGCCTGAGCTGCGCATCTCCGCTCCGCGATAG
- a CDS encoding TlyA family RNA methyltransferase, which translates to MARLTRIDAELVRRGMARSRAHAAELLTAGQVLLDGQAVTKPARQVNPAQALQVREDAADDYVSRGAHKLAGALDALGDDAPTVRGRRCLDAGASTGGFTDVLLRRGASEVIAVDVGYGQLAWRLRTDPRVTVLERTNVRTLSADQVGAPPELVVGDLSFISLTLVLPALVATAAPDADLFLMVKPQFEVGKDRVGPGGVVREPDLRAGAIRTVATAAAAMGLGVWAVTPSPLPGPAGNVEYFLAMRRDHPRALDEAELSAAIEHATSREITS; encoded by the coding sequence GTGGCTCGCCTCACCAGGATCGACGCGGAACTCGTCCGGCGCGGGATGGCCCGCTCCCGCGCCCACGCGGCCGAACTCCTCACGGCGGGTCAGGTACTGCTCGATGGGCAAGCCGTGACGAAGCCCGCACGGCAGGTGAACCCGGCCCAGGCGCTGCAGGTACGCGAGGACGCCGCCGATGACTACGTCTCGCGCGGTGCGCACAAGCTCGCGGGTGCCCTGGACGCACTGGGGGACGACGCGCCCACGGTCCGCGGGCGCCGGTGCCTGGACGCTGGCGCCTCCACGGGGGGTTTCACCGACGTACTGCTCCGCCGAGGCGCCAGCGAGGTGATTGCGGTGGACGTCGGCTATGGCCAGCTCGCCTGGCGCCTGCGCACCGACCCACGCGTGACGGTGCTGGAGCGAACCAATGTGCGCACCCTGAGCGCCGATCAGGTTGGTGCGCCGCCCGAGCTTGTCGTCGGCGACCTCTCTTTCATCTCACTGACCCTCGTCCTGCCCGCTCTGGTGGCGACGGCTGCTCCGGACGCCGACCTCTTCCTCATGGTCAAGCCGCAGTTCGAGGTCGGCAAGGACCGGGTCGGGCCCGGCGGCGTGGTCCGCGAACCGGACCTGCGCGCCGGCGCGATCCGCACCGTCGCCACGGCCGCGGCGGCCATGGGGCTGGGGGTGTGGGCGGTCACGCCCTCACCGCTCCCCGGTCCGGCCGGAAACGTCGAGTACTTCCTCGCCATGCGCCGCGATCATCCCCGCGCACTGGATGAGGCGGAGCTCAGCGCCGCCATCGAGCACGCCACCAGCAGGGAGATCACGTCATGA
- a CDS encoding NAD kinase: MTRRILVVSHFSRPAAVHAAESVTAALTEQGIEVIHDVATEDDVELVMVLGGDGTILGAAEFAHDRGVPLLGVNLGHVGFLAEAEPEALPDVVRRAVDRDYHVEERMTLEVSVVAPDGSVNQGWALNEAAMEKGEQGRMVEITIGVDGSALSSFGCDGLILATPTGSTAYAFSGGGPIVWPDVEAMLMVPLAAHALFARPMVVGPASTLEVELLAAPAADAVLWCDGRRRFEVPAGSRLIVRRGSQPVRLARLNRTPFSGRLVAKFDLPVTGWRGRRA, from the coding sequence ATGACGCGTCGCATCCTCGTGGTCTCCCACTTCTCTCGCCCCGCTGCCGTCCACGCTGCCGAGAGTGTCACTGCCGCACTCACCGAACAGGGCATCGAGGTCATCCACGACGTCGCGACCGAGGACGACGTCGAACTCGTCATGGTCCTCGGCGGTGACGGCACCATTCTTGGTGCGGCTGAGTTCGCCCATGACCGGGGCGTGCCACTGCTCGGGGTGAACCTCGGGCATGTGGGCTTCCTCGCCGAGGCGGAACCGGAGGCGCTCCCCGATGTGGTCCGGCGCGCGGTCGATCGTGACTATCACGTTGAGGAGCGCATGACGCTCGAGGTGAGCGTGGTGGCCCCTGACGGCAGTGTCAATCAGGGATGGGCGTTGAACGAGGCCGCCATGGAGAAGGGCGAACAGGGCCGGATGGTGGAGATCACCATCGGCGTGGACGGCTCGGCACTCTCGAGCTTCGGTTGCGACGGGCTGATCCTTGCCACACCCACCGGCTCCACCGCCTACGCCTTCTCGGGAGGGGGGCCGATCGTGTGGCCCGACGTCGAGGCGATGCTCATGGTTCCGCTCGCGGCGCACGCGCTCTTCGCTCGCCCCATGGTCGTCGGGCCCGCCTCCACGCTCGAGGTCGAACTGCTCGCAGCACCTGCCGCGGACGCCGTGTTGTGGTGCGACGGCCGTCGTCGCTTCGAGGTCCCGGCCGGTTCCCGGCTCATCGTGCGCCGGGGGAGTCAGCCGGTGCGGTTGGCCCGCTTGAACCGAACTCCGTTCTCTGGCCGTCTGGTGGCCAAGTTCGACCTCCCGGTGACCGGCTGGCGCGGGCGGCGCGCATGA
- the recN gene encoding DNA repair protein RecN, translated as MIERLHIENLGVIAAADLELSPGLTVITGETGAGKTMVLSSLAMLLGAAGEPALIRRGAERAVVEGELSVAAEGPAAARAAEAGASVEDGVLIITRVLPSTGRARAHLGGRTVPRAVLREIGAELVTVHGQADQGRLRSPARQRTVVDEAGGPEHAALLEAFRTAFRVARHAEEELATWQETVGAREAEAATLRAELDRIEALSPEPGEDDALRAEAMRRTNVEDLREAAAQAHALSTGEDEAATVTGLLGRARRSLDQAAVHDPALAGWAERLGEASYLVSDVAAELGSYLADLDADPERLAQVHQRRAALADLARSHGSVDAALAWAEEARPRLTDLEAPEDTAERLQAAAALAQQQLQSAAAELTASREAIAQRLEAAVDAELHGLAMGGAHLTVQLTPRETPGPHGGEDVELLLSAHPGAPPRPLGQGASGGELSRVMLALEVALAQSTRLSGGPASSSHAGAGSEERATFVFDEVDAGVGGRAAVEVGRRLARLAETVQVVVVTHLAQVAAFAERHLVVAKHSDDHETVTEVRAVEEEDRVRELARMLSGHEESDTALRHAAELIEQARVRA; from the coding sequence ATGATCGAACGCCTGCACATCGAGAACCTTGGCGTCATCGCTGCCGCCGATCTCGAGCTGAGCCCGGGGCTGACCGTCATCACCGGAGAGACCGGCGCAGGAAAGACGATGGTCCTTTCCTCCCTTGCCATGCTGCTCGGCGCCGCGGGCGAGCCTGCTCTCATCCGTCGCGGTGCCGAGCGCGCCGTGGTGGAAGGGGAGCTGAGCGTGGCGGCTGAAGGCCCTGCGGCCGCGCGCGCAGCCGAGGCAGGTGCCAGCGTCGAGGACGGCGTCCTCATCATCACCCGGGTGCTGCCCTCGACCGGTCGTGCGCGCGCACACCTGGGAGGCCGCACCGTGCCGCGCGCCGTCCTGCGGGAGATCGGCGCCGAACTGGTCACCGTCCATGGTCAGGCAGATCAGGGTCGCCTGCGGTCCCCGGCGCGGCAGCGCACCGTGGTCGATGAGGCTGGCGGCCCCGAGCACGCCGCCCTGCTCGAGGCCTTCCGTACGGCCTTCCGGGTGGCGCGCCATGCCGAGGAGGAGCTCGCCACCTGGCAGGAGACTGTCGGAGCACGCGAGGCCGAAGCCGCCACCTTGCGCGCCGAACTCGACCGCATTGAGGCGCTGTCTCCTGAACCTGGGGAAGACGACGCATTGCGCGCCGAAGCCATGCGCCGAACGAACGTGGAGGACCTGCGCGAGGCCGCTGCGCAGGCGCACGCCCTGAGTACCGGCGAGGACGAGGCCGCCACGGTCACCGGCCTGCTCGGGCGCGCGCGGCGCAGCCTCGACCAGGCCGCCGTCCATGACCCCGCCCTGGCGGGATGGGCCGAGCGACTCGGCGAGGCCTCCTACCTGGTCTCGGATGTCGCCGCAGAACTCGGCAGCTACCTCGCGGACCTCGACGCCGATCCGGAGCGGCTCGCGCAGGTGCATCAGCGCCGCGCGGCCCTCGCGGACCTCGCACGCAGCCACGGCAGCGTGGATGCCGCCTTGGCCTGGGCCGAGGAGGCGCGCCCCCGGCTGACCGACCTCGAGGCCCCGGAGGACACCGCAGAGCGCCTCCAGGCTGCCGCAGCGCTGGCGCAGCAGCAGCTGCAGTCCGCGGCCGCCGAACTCACGGCATCGCGTGAAGCCATCGCTCAGCGGCTCGAAGCGGCCGTGGATGCCGAGTTGCACGGCCTCGCCATGGGAGGTGCGCACCTCACTGTCCAGCTGACCCCTCGGGAGACGCCCGGCCCGCATGGCGGCGAGGATGTGGAGCTTCTGCTCAGCGCCCACCCCGGCGCGCCGCCGCGCCCCCTCGGCCAGGGCGCTTCCGGCGGTGAGCTCTCCCGGGTCATGCTCGCCCTGGAGGTGGCCCTCGCTCAGAGCACTCGCCTGTCCGGCGGCCCGGCATCATCCAGCCACGCGGGCGCCGGAAGCGAGGAACGCGCCACCTTCGTCTTCGACGAAGTCGATGCGGGCGTGGGCGGGCGCGCCGCTGTGGAGGTCGGTCGCCGACTCGCCCGGCTCGCCGAGACCGTCCAGGTGGTCGTGGTCACTCACCTCGCCCAGGTCGCCGCCTTCGCCGAGCGTCACCTGGTGGTGGCGAAACACTCCGACGACCACGAGACCGTCACGGAGGTGCGGGCGGTCGAGGAGGAGGATCGGGTGCGAGAACTGGCCCGGATGCTCTCCGGGCATGAGGAATCCGACACGGCACTCCGGCATGCCGCTGAGCTGATCGAGCAGGCCCGCGTGCGAGCATGA
- the steA gene encoding putative cytokinetic ring protein SteA, whose amino-acid sequence MPPDPSRRQGRRARRESALRGPARVDARTRDLHATLKPGDIAVIDQEDLDRETAQALLARKPGAVLNASPTLTGRYPHQGARILVDAGIPLIDDLGRDIMAVKDGHELTLLGAEVRDSSGALVAEGTVQTPESVQESLTRAQSGTATRLDAFAATVADYLHRDQDVLLRVEPVADDLPSLTTRLAGRPVLIVAGGVGGARELRELQRYEREHRPVVIGVDDGAEVLHATRRRPDVALGDLGGVSVEALKRAGDVVLLSQGEDIPGRERVKALGLDHHVLPAHGTALDAAILLAADAGAQTIVIAGAAHTLDELLDAGLAETASTFLTRLRAGGVVVPASAAAHLVKPRISTAAILMLIVAALLALAGAALATGAAPLLTSLIDWPDQSTESEGST is encoded by the coding sequence GTGCCACCAGACCCCAGTCGCCGCCAGGGACGACGCGCGCGCCGTGAATCCGCCCTCCGCGGCCCGGCTCGCGTCGATGCTCGGACGCGTGACCTCCACGCCACGCTGAAGCCGGGCGACATCGCGGTCATCGACCAGGAAGATCTCGACCGCGAGACCGCTCAGGCTCTGCTTGCCCGGAAGCCAGGAGCGGTGCTGAATGCCTCGCCCACGCTCACCGGCCGCTACCCACATCAGGGAGCGCGCATCCTGGTCGACGCGGGGATCCCCCTCATCGACGATCTCGGCCGCGACATCATGGCTGTCAAGGACGGTCATGAGCTCACGCTGCTGGGCGCAGAGGTGCGCGACTCCAGCGGCGCGCTCGTCGCCGAGGGCACGGTGCAGACTCCGGAGTCTGTTCAGGAATCGCTCACCCGGGCGCAGAGCGGTACCGCGACCCGGCTCGATGCCTTCGCAGCCACGGTGGCCGACTACCTGCATCGCGACCAGGATGTGCTGCTCCGTGTGGAGCCCGTGGCAGATGACCTCCCGTCACTCACCACACGCCTGGCTGGTCGTCCTGTGCTGATCGTCGCCGGCGGCGTGGGTGGCGCCCGAGAGCTGCGGGAACTCCAACGCTATGAGCGTGAGCACCGGCCCGTGGTGATCGGGGTGGACGACGGAGCCGAGGTGCTCCACGCCACACGCAGGCGCCCGGATGTGGCGCTCGGTGACCTGGGCGGCGTCTCCGTCGAAGCACTGAAGCGCGCGGGTGACGTGGTGCTGCTCTCCCAGGGGGAGGACATCCCGGGCCGCGAGCGTGTCAAGGCGCTGGGCCTCGACCACCACGTGCTTCCCGCTCACGGCACCGCGCTGGACGCGGCGATTCTGCTGGCCGCGGACGCCGGCGCGCAGACCATCGTCATCGCTGGAGCCGCTCACACCCTCGATGAGCTCCTCGACGCAGGCTTGGCCGAGACTGCCTCGACCTTCCTCACCCGGCTGCGTGCCGGGGGCGTGGTGGTGCCGGCCTCCGCCGCGGCGCATCTGGTCAAGCCGCGGATCTCCACCGCCGCGATCCTGATGCTGATTGTGGCCGCCCTCCTGGCCCTCGCCGGGGCCGCCCTGGCCACAGGCGCGGCACCACTGCTGACGTCATTGATCGACTGGCCCGACCAGTCCACCGAGTCCGAAGGTTCGACATGA
- a CDS encoding copper transporter, with protein sequence MIDFRYHLVSLIAVFLALTVGLVLGAGPLRDVVEQTLTGQTEELRADREQLRAELADAEELLAERDTFLTEASGALLPGTLSNQRVALVLLPEALPGDVESIREHLELAGASVTAEVSLTESWSDPQVHSFRQSLAGQLAGYIDPEPADDAGSSLVLGSALAAALTDPDGAEELSEDAEVLLELLEGAGTPLIDVGEAPEAPAEAVVLIGSSDPTPGEDETAADVLRAYVLLAQGAAEVTDVVFAGLGSGEHDPVTAVRDELGGALSTVDSLGVMTASVTVPLAVAAEAQGEGGHYGVRDDAERPLPEFLVDGLPEADE encoded by the coding sequence ATGATCGACTTCCGTTACCACCTGGTTTCCCTGATCGCCGTCTTCCTCGCACTCACGGTGGGCCTGGTGCTGGGCGCCGGTCCACTGCGTGACGTCGTCGAGCAGACCCTGACCGGTCAGACGGAGGAGCTCCGCGCCGACCGGGAGCAACTCCGCGCCGAGCTCGCCGACGCCGAGGAGCTCCTGGCCGAGCGCGACACCTTCCTCACCGAGGCTTCCGGGGCGCTGCTCCCCGGCACCCTCAGCAACCAGCGGGTGGCGCTGGTCCTGCTCCCTGAGGCGCTGCCGGGTGATGTCGAGAGCATTCGCGAGCACCTGGAACTCGCCGGCGCATCGGTCACCGCGGAAGTGAGCCTCACGGAGTCCTGGTCGGACCCACAGGTCCACTCCTTCCGGCAGTCCCTGGCCGGGCAGCTCGCCGGGTACATCGATCCGGAGCCCGCGGACGATGCCGGCTCCAGTCTCGTCCTGGGCAGCGCGCTGGCCGCGGCCCTGACCGACCCGGACGGCGCGGAGGAACTCAGCGAGGACGCCGAGGTCCTCCTCGAGCTCCTCGAAGGCGCCGGCACACCACTGATTGACGTGGGTGAGGCTCCTGAGGCACCGGCGGAAGCCGTGGTGCTCATTGGCTCGAGTGACCCCACGCCGGGTGAGGACGAGACCGCTGCGGATGTGCTGCGCGCCTACGTTCTTCTCGCTCAGGGTGCGGCTGAGGTGACCGATGTGGTGTTCGCCGGTCTCGGTAGCGGAGAGCACGATCCAGTCACCGCGGTCCGTGACGAGCTCGGCGGCGCGCTGAGCACTGTCGATTCGCTCGGTGTGATGACAGCAAGCGTGACGGTCCCGCTGGCCGTGGCCGCGGAAGCCCAGGGCGAGGGTGGTCACTACGGCGTGAGGGACGACGCAGAGCGCCCGCTGCCCGAGTTTCTCGTTGATGGCCTGCCGGAGGCTGACGAGTGA